A window of Rubricoccus marinus contains these coding sequences:
- a CDS encoding DNA gyrase/topoisomerase IV subunit A, which produces MDRFAPSHTRTPPEAPPMPVVDVIPLHETARERYLNYALSVITSRALPDVRDGLKPVQRRILYAMATNLRLTPEARFRKSATIVGEVMGKYHPHGDSAIYDAMVRMAQSFALRAPLVDGQGNFGSLDGDPPAAMRYTEARLQALGADMTAEIKYDTVAFRPTYDGTLFEPVVLPAPVPNLLINGATGIAVGMATNIPPHNLAEIVDAAVTLIKSPNARLETLLNHVKGPDFPTGGRILNTPAEIAKIYETGEGTIDVRGEYETEGKAKVIITSIPYAMTKSSLIEKIADHIRLGKVPQIVDIRDESTDEVRIVLEIKRGASADAAMAYLFKHTPLQSRFHVNLTCLVPTDNPEISAPEKLDLKTALQHFLDFRLDVVTRRLKHELRQLEKRIHILKGFVVVFDALDEAIKLIRASKNKADASQRLRHRFGIDELQADAVLEIKLYRLARMEINAIRKELAEKEARAAEIRALLADESGRWRMVRKELLAAKKKYADARRSTIAGPDAVIEYSAEDYIIAEDVYVIVTREGWVKRQRSYTALDAIRVREGDTVMHALGASTRASIGFFTSAGRCYTARVDDLPQTTGYGDPIQKYFDFKDKERVIGVVSFDERVLPRGVPELDGEAAPELFQGDGAPPEDAFVGPYVVAVSTDGLAVRVETGAFEDPSNKNGRVFMRVRKGESVVGAELASGDENVCLASKQGRALIFPVRQVPVFKSAAKGVIAMRLAAKDDRILGVAVSDAARRGLEVETSRGRPETVRTTKFEVSNRGNKGSTIISKGTLRTAEPDPIELHLPGKE; this is translated from the coding sequence TTGGACCGATTCGCCCCTTCGCACACCCGGACCCCGCCAGAGGCGCCCCCCATGCCCGTCGTCGACGTTATCCCGCTCCACGAGACCGCCCGCGAGCGGTACCTCAACTACGCCCTCTCGGTCATCACGAGCCGCGCGCTGCCCGACGTGCGCGACGGCCTGAAACCGGTCCAGCGCCGCATCCTCTACGCGATGGCGACCAACCTCCGGCTCACGCCAGAGGCCCGCTTCCGCAAAAGCGCCACCATCGTCGGTGAGGTGATGGGCAAGTACCACCCCCACGGCGACAGCGCGATCTACGACGCGATGGTCCGCATGGCGCAGAGCTTCGCGCTCCGCGCCCCGCTCGTGGACGGGCAGGGCAACTTCGGCTCGCTCGACGGCGACCCGCCAGCGGCCATGCGCTACACCGAGGCGCGGCTGCAGGCGCTCGGCGCCGACATGACGGCGGAGATCAAGTACGACACCGTCGCCTTCCGGCCGACCTACGACGGCACGCTCTTCGAGCCCGTCGTGCTCCCGGCCCCGGTCCCCAACCTGCTCATCAACGGCGCGACGGGCATCGCCGTCGGCATGGCGACCAACATCCCGCCGCACAACCTCGCGGAGATCGTGGACGCGGCGGTAACGCTGATCAAGAGCCCCAACGCGCGGCTGGAGACGCTCCTCAACCACGTCAAAGGCCCAGACTTCCCGACCGGCGGGCGCATCCTCAACACGCCAGCGGAGATCGCGAAGATCTACGAGACCGGCGAGGGCACGATCGACGTGCGCGGCGAGTACGAGACGGAGGGGAAGGCAAAGGTCATCATCACCTCGATCCCGTACGCGATGACGAAGTCGTCGCTGATCGAGAAGATCGCGGACCACATCCGCCTGGGGAAGGTGCCGCAGATCGTCGACATCCGCGACGAGAGCACCGACGAGGTCCGCATCGTGCTGGAGATCAAGCGCGGCGCGAGCGCGGACGCCGCGATGGCGTACCTCTTTAAGCACACGCCGCTGCAGAGCCGCTTCCACGTCAACCTGACGTGCCTCGTCCCGACGGACAACCCGGAGATCAGCGCGCCCGAAAAACTGGACCTCAAAACGGCGCTCCAGCACTTCCTCGACTTCCGCTTGGACGTCGTCACGCGCCGCTTGAAGCACGAGCTCCGGCAGCTCGAAAAGCGGATCCACATCCTCAAGGGTTTCGTCGTCGTTTTCGACGCGCTCGATGAGGCGATCAAGCTCATCCGCGCGTCCAAAAACAAGGCCGACGCCAGCCAGCGCCTCCGCCACCGCTTCGGCATCGACGAGCTCCAGGCCGACGCCGTGCTGGAGATCAAGCTCTACCGCCTGGCGCGGATGGAGATCAACGCGATCCGCAAGGAACTCGCCGAGAAGGAGGCCCGCGCCGCCGAGATCCGCGCCTTGCTCGCCGACGAATCCGGCCGCTGGCGCATGGTGCGCAAGGAGCTTCTGGCGGCCAAGAAGAAGTACGCCGACGCGCGCCGCAGCACGATCGCCGGGCCGGACGCCGTGATCGAGTACTCGGCCGAGGACTACATCATCGCCGAGGACGTGTACGTGATCGTGACGCGCGAGGGCTGGGTCAAGCGCCAGAGGTCCTACACCGCGCTGGACGCGATCCGTGTCCGCGAGGGCGACACGGTGATGCACGCGCTCGGCGCGAGCACGCGCGCCAGCATCGGCTTCTTTACGAGCGCCGGCCGCTGCTACACCGCCCGCGTGGACGACCTGCCGCAGACGACCGGCTACGGCGACCCCATCCAGAAGTACTTCGACTTCAAGGACAAAGAGCGCGTGATCGGCGTCGTGAGCTTTGACGAGCGGGTGCTCCCGCGCGGCGTGCCCGAGCTTGACGGCGAGGCCGCGCCCGAGCTTTTCCAGGGCGACGGCGCCCCGCCAGAGGACGCCTTTGTCGGCCCCTACGTCGTGGCCGTGAGCACCGACGGCCTGGCCGTCCGCGTGGAAACCGGCGCGTTCGAGGACCCGAGCAACAAGAACGGCCGCGTGTTTATGCGCGTCCGCAAGGGCGAGAGCGTCGTCGGCGCCGAGCTGGCCTCTGGCGACGAGAACGTGTGCCTGGCGAGCAAGCAGGGCCGCGCGCTGATCTTCCCCGTCCGGCAGGTGCCCGTCTTCAAGAGCGCCGCCAAGGGCGTGATCGCCATGCGCCTCGCCGCCAAGGACGACCGTATCCTGGGCGTGGCCGTGAGCGACGCCGCGCGCCGGGGCCTGGAGGTCGAGACCAGCCGGGGCCGCCCCGAGACCGTCCGCACGACGAAGTTCGAGGTGAGCAACCGCGGCAACAAGGGCTCGACGATCATCTCGAAGGGCACGCTCCGCACCGCCGAGCCGGACCCGATCGAACTCCACCTACCAGGCAAGGAGTAA
- a CDS encoding DUF4126 family protein: MDTPTALSAAALGWVAGMRSMTAPALTAAALGSRQRQTPARQLSSPLAQRLFAFAAAGEMVGDKLPMTPSRTDAMPLAGRIGSGALVGAAVAAARGHSRIGGALVGSAAALASSFVMERARARVGEATGTPDPVVAVAEDVLTVVVGSAAAGAVRR; this comes from the coding sequence ATGGACACCCCTACCGCACTTTCCGCCGCCGCGCTCGGCTGGGTTGCTGGGATGCGCAGCATGACCGCGCCCGCTCTCACCGCCGCCGCGCTGGGCTCTCGCCAGAGGCAGACGCCCGCCCGTCAGCTCAGCTCGCCTCTGGCGCAGCGCCTCTTCGCGTTCGCCGCCGCGGGCGAGATGGTCGGCGATAAGCTGCCGATGACGCCGTCGCGGACGGACGCGATGCCTCTGGCGGGGCGCATCGGCTCGGGCGCGCTTGTGGGCGCGGCGGTCGCGGCCGCCAGAGGCCACTCACGGATCGGCGGTGCGCTGGTCGGGAGCGCGGCGGCGCTGGCGTCGTCGTTTGTGATGGAGCGCGCGCGAGCCCGCGTCGGGGAGGCGACCGGCACGCCGGACCCGGTCGTCGCCGTCGCGGAGGACGTGCTGACGGTCGTCGTGGGAAGCGCGGCGGCGGGCGCCGTTCGGCGCTGA
- a CDS encoding redoxin domain-containing protein, which produces MFRALLPVLALLVALAPEAQPVLHGRLLTPDGVPRANERIQIESGVVARGVLDSTRTDAEGRFTISLPGPYLYGLGMGPGWGEWVPLAAQEASGESRIDLEVRLGDLAMENGFAATSSLPVIADLMNVYAEAERWHRTPVETPQLLAMQADGEARINAAPLAEKEALRDSLGAEYMTAYKAITSERARTFLAGRTPEAHPLLREGYALTAFDKVHKDSAQAAMFIERVPASSPLWSFEGLSGPGVGNLIAYAARELGHWDESGPSESFHAYVRYLAMEYPDPNVRQRALQRLFEFDRERDEEAARATYDLLVRDFPDSREAEVIRRSWADTRAVRPGEPVPTFSLPALPDTTATVASSDVAGITYLLDFWGSWCMPCVREMPKLHELHERYAASGFEIVSIAVFDTPESVARFQSKGFPMPWLHGLVTEGDWETREALQARFEFVGYPSAILVGPDGVILAEGAGARGEELERALALHFGG; this is translated from the coding sequence ATGTTCCGCGCACTTCTTCCCGTCCTCGCTCTGCTCGTCGCGCTGGCGCCAGAGGCCCAGCCCGTTCTCCACGGACGGCTTCTCACGCCAGACGGCGTGCCGCGCGCGAACGAGCGCATCCAGATCGAGTCGGGCGTCGTCGCCAGAGGCGTGCTGGATTCGACGCGGACCGATGCCGAGGGCCGCTTCACGATCTCACTGCCCGGCCCCTACCTCTACGGTCTCGGCATGGGCCCAGGGTGGGGCGAATGGGTGCCCCTCGCGGCGCAAGAGGCCTCTGGCGAGAGTCGCATCGACCTTGAGGTCCGCCTGGGTGACCTCGCGATGGAAAATGGGTTCGCCGCGACCTCTAGCCTCCCGGTCATCGCGGACCTGATGAACGTCTACGCCGAGGCCGAGCGGTGGCACCGCACGCCCGTGGAGACGCCCCAACTCCTCGCGATGCAGGCTGACGGGGAGGCCCGCATCAACGCGGCGCCTCTGGCGGAAAAAGAGGCGCTGCGCGATTCGCTCGGGGCCGAGTACATGACGGCGTACAAAGCGATCACGTCGGAGCGCGCCCGGACCTTTCTCGCGGGCCGCACGCCAGAGGCCCATCCACTCCTGCGGGAGGGGTACGCGCTCACGGCGTTCGACAAGGTGCACAAGGACTCCGCCCAAGCCGCGATGTTCATCGAGCGCGTCCCGGCATCGTCGCCGTTGTGGAGCTTCGAGGGGCTCTCAGGTCCCGGTGTTGGCAACCTGATCGCGTACGCGGCGCGCGAGTTGGGCCATTGGGACGAGAGCGGTCCGAGCGAGAGCTTCCACGCCTACGTCCGCTACCTCGCGATGGAGTACCCGGACCCGAACGTGCGCCAGCGGGCGCTACAGCGCTTGTTCGAGTTCGACCGAGAGCGGGACGAAGAAGCCGCCCGCGCCACCTACGATCTCTTAGTCCGGGACTTCCCAGACTCGCGAGAGGCTGAGGTCATCCGCCGCTCGTGGGCCGACACGCGCGCCGTCCGCCCCGGCGAGCCCGTCCCCACGTTCTCCCTCCCCGCCCTTCCCGACACGACGGCGACCGTGGCCTCTAGCGACGTGGCCGGCATCACTTACCTCCTCGATTTCTGGGGGAGCTGGTGCATGCCGTGCGTCCGCGAGATGCCCAAGCTCCACGAGTTGCACGAGCGCTACGCCGCCAGCGGCTTTGAGATCGTGAGCATCGCCGTGTTCGACACGCCCGAGAGCGTCGCGCGATTCCAGAGCAAGGGCTTTCCCATGCCGTGGCTCCACGGCCTCGTCACCGAGGGCGACTGGGAAACGCGCGAGGCGCTCCAGGCGCGCTTCGAGTTCGTCGGCTACCCCAGTGCCATTCTCGTGGGGCCGGACGGCGTGATCCTGGCCGAGGGCGCGGGCGCCAGAGGCGAGGAGTTGGAGCGCGCGCTCGCGCTGCACTTCGGCGGCTGA
- a CDS encoding sulfotransferase family protein, protein MSTVRPSLRHRALNHWLSPGVLAGVRPGLWRRLRTTHGVDARYWPRAVVTGLAARESDKWAERQRRAAGDLSDIRVEAPVFVLGHYRSGTTRLHNLLARDPLFHAPTLLEATNPWTFAVAERTLRQRLRAVLPPTRVFDAVEVSPDMPMEDEFAICALSGCSHLLRYAFPRNWDALERFLTLDEASGAEVDAWRGAMLQFTRLLTRQRRKRLVLKSPPHTAKIPHLLALFPDARFVFVHRHPLDVFASMRRLIGITLPAATFHASGAPDMERAVVGTFRETMHAYLDARTSIPDGHLVEVAYDDLTASPLATLDHVYRALGLGTPPPLAPEAPFTPAPQTMLDHALRQRLGRAWGDAFDAWGYKV, encoded by the coding sequence ATGTCCACCGTCCGTCCGAGCCTCCGGCACCGCGCACTCAATCACTGGCTTTCGCCCGGCGTCCTCGCGGGCGTCCGCCCAGGCCTCTGGCGCCGCCTGCGCACCACGCACGGCGTTGATGCGCGGTACTGGCCTCGCGCGGTCGTAACGGGACTCGCCGCGCGGGAGTCCGACAAATGGGCCGAACGCCAGAGGCGTGCCGCCGGCGATCTCTCTGACATCCGCGTCGAGGCGCCCGTGTTCGTGCTCGGCCACTACAGATCGGGTACGACGCGGCTGCACAATCTCCTCGCGCGCGATCCGCTGTTCCACGCGCCGACGCTGTTGGAGGCCACTAACCCCTGGACGTTCGCCGTCGCCGAGCGCACGTTGCGCCAGAGGCTTCGTGCGGTTCTACCGCCCACGCGCGTGTTCGACGCCGTCGAGGTCTCGCCCGACATGCCGATGGAGGACGAGTTCGCCATCTGCGCGCTCTCCGGCTGTAGCCACCTCCTGCGCTACGCCTTCCCTCGCAATTGGGACGCGCTGGAGCGCTTTCTCACGCTCGACGAGGCCTCTGGCGCCGAGGTCGACGCGTGGCGCGGCGCGATGCTCCAGTTCACGCGGCTGCTCACGCGCCAGAGGCGGAAGCGGCTCGTGCTCAAGTCGCCGCCGCACACGGCCAAGATTCCGCACCTCCTCGCGCTGTTCCCCGACGCGCGGTTCGTGTTCGTCCACCGGCACCCGCTGGATGTTTTCGCGTCTATGCGCCGTCTTATCGGCATCACGCTGCCTGCGGCCACGTTCCACGCCTCTGGCGCGCCGGACATGGAGCGCGCCGTCGTCGGCACGTTCCGCGAGACCATGCACGCCTACCTCGACGCCCGCACGTCCATCCCGGACGGGCACTTGGTGGAAGTCGCGTACGACGACCTGACCGCGTCGCCTCTGGCGACCTTGGACCACGTGTACCGCGCGCTCGGTCTCGGCACGCCGCCGCCTCTGGCGCCAGAGGCTCCGTTCACACCTGCGCCGCAGACTATGCTGGACCACGCGCTACGCCAGAGGCTTGGCCGCGCCTGGGGCGACGCGTTCGACGCGTGGGGCTACAAGGTGTGA
- a CDS encoding GNAT family N-acetyltransferase, with amino-acid sequence MALDVRPVQTRRERRAFLALPYRLYRGTPWVAPLRRDQRALLNPRKNPFFEHGTLTPFLAWRDGRVVGRVAAITNGRYNERHSDGAAFFGFFDVEDDREAAVALLDTAREHLAAGGYARVRGPFSPSFHDVAALLVDGFDRRPALMMPYNPEYLVGHVEAAGFETILTLSSYHAAWKHLDRQRLARGAALVRQRHPGLRLRAADPGLWRQEALVIRDLYARAFDDTPHWVPLSDAEFDHMERGMREVLDPRLVLILEDDGEPVGFFLALPDANEVLQHNPSGRLFPGAISLMLRAKLAPPRTFRTILLGVLPEVRRRGYETILIHELIERGRLAGYPASELGWVMDTNATLTHAIEKFGGVRDKRYAVVERSAT; translated from the coding sequence GTGGCCCTTGACGTCCGCCCCGTCCAGACTCGCCGCGAGAGGCGCGCGTTCCTCGCGCTTCCCTACCGGCTCTACCGCGGCACGCCCTGGGTGGCCCCGCTCCGGCGCGATCAGCGGGCGCTGCTGAACCCGAGGAAGAACCCGTTTTTTGAGCACGGCACGCTTACGCCGTTTCTCGCGTGGCGCGACGGGCGCGTGGTGGGACGCGTGGCGGCCATCACCAACGGGCGCTACAACGAGCGCCACAGCGACGGCGCGGCCTTTTTCGGCTTTTTCGATGTCGAGGACGACCGCGAGGCTGCCGTCGCGTTGCTCGACACGGCCCGCGAGCATCTCGCCGCCGGAGGCTATGCCCGCGTTCGCGGCCCGTTCAGCCCATCCTTCCACGACGTGGCAGCGCTGCTCGTGGACGGCTTCGACCGGCGACCGGCGCTCATGATGCCGTACAACCCGGAGTACCTCGTGGGCCATGTCGAGGCCGCCGGGTTCGAGACCATCCTGACGCTCTCGTCCTACCACGCGGCGTGGAAGCACCTCGACCGACAGAGGCTGGCGCGCGGCGCCGCGCTCGTCCGCCAGAGGCACCCCGGGCTTCGCCTCCGCGCGGCCGACCCCGGCCTCTGGCGCCAGGAAGCGTTGGTCATCCGCGACCTGTACGCCCGCGCCTTCGATGACACCCCGCACTGGGTGCCGCTGAGCGATGCGGAGTTCGACCACATGGAGCGCGGGATGCGCGAAGTGCTGGATCCTCGGCTCGTGCTGATTCTGGAAGACGACGGCGAGCCCGTCGGCTTTTTCCTCGCGCTGCCTGACGCCAACGAGGTGTTGCAGCATAATCCGTCGGGCCGCCTGTTTCCGGGTGCGATCTCGCTCATGCTCCGGGCGAAGCTGGCGCCGCCGCGCACCTTCCGCACGATCCTGCTCGGCGTGCTCCCCGAGGTGCGCCGCCGCGGCTACGAAACCATCCTCATCCACGAGCTCATCGAGCGCGGCCGCCTCGCGGGCTACCCGGCCTCTGAACTCGGCTGGGTGATGGACACGAACGCGACGCTTACGCACGCCATCGAGAAGTTCGGCGGGGTGCGCGACAAGCGGTACGCCGTAGTGGAGCGGAGCGCGACATAA
- a CDS encoding ABC transporter permease — protein MKILPLAWRDSRGMRRRLVLYVSAMAMGVAALVALRSFGENLRRAVEEQTIEVFGADVQARRGAPFRAKDDALLDSVATAFDAALVRETSFPSMARFPKSGRTRFSQIRAMDGPYPLYGTVDAFPEDAVEQWQASGGALADASMLLQMDAEIGDSVAVGGVTYAIVGRVDRVPGQSDVGALVGPQLYLPRASLDSTLLSLGSRVRSTAYFRVDGMRPMHRLATILDARGYRVEKAKDEQAEWTEGTADLARYLSLVGVVALLLGGLGVASAMGVYAREKAETVATLRCLGLSSWRVLGVYAAQAVALGLVGAVLGVVLGLGVQRLLPLALGAFLPVTVSNEVVPLALLEGLGVGVVASVLFALLPLAGVRRVPPLRALRSDVSARGVDPLQVLLALLLIGAAYGFVFVQTRDWRIALGFLGGMGAAFGLLAAMAALVRRLARGFARPSMPYVWRQGIANLHAPNNQTLVLLLSLGLGVFLILTLGLTQSSILDSLRLPTEGENPDVVFFDVQPDQADSLRSILASESVPILTEVPIVTMRIQSIDGIPTDTLRADTTDGSPERWAISREYRSTYRSALTDTEVVTAGTFEGSVPPEAEIVPVSMDQDVAGDLGVGLGSRIVWDISGVPIESEVTSLREIDWAQVQPNFFAVFPEGPLAEAPQTTVLLTQTGSPQASARIQGRVVEAFPNVSAVDVRQVLALVQKVLGQIAFALRFLAFFAVATGLAVLGSAVRVALSRRTREAVLLRTLGASRSQVRRIVVAEYAGLGFLAALVGGVLAVASAWALATYSFKIPFQPNAWWLLATAVLVPVLVGAVGVLGSRSALAKPPLDVLRAEE, from the coding sequence ATGAAGATCCTGCCTCTGGCGTGGCGCGACAGCCGCGGGATGCGGCGGCGCCTGGTGCTGTACGTGTCCGCGATGGCGATGGGCGTGGCCGCGCTTGTCGCGCTCCGCTCGTTTGGCGAGAACCTCCGCCGAGCCGTCGAGGAGCAGACCATCGAGGTCTTCGGCGCCGACGTGCAAGCGCGCCGCGGCGCACCGTTCCGCGCGAAGGACGACGCGCTCTTGGACTCCGTGGCCACCGCGTTCGACGCCGCGCTCGTGCGCGAGACCTCGTTCCCGAGCATGGCGCGCTTCCCGAAGTCCGGCCGGACCCGGTTCTCGCAGATCCGCGCGATGGACGGCCCGTACCCGCTCTACGGAACCGTCGACGCGTTCCCCGAGGACGCCGTGGAGCAGTGGCAAGCCTCTGGCGGCGCGCTCGCCGACGCGTCGATGCTGCTCCAGATGGACGCCGAGATCGGTGACTCCGTCGCCGTTGGCGGCGTGACCTACGCCATCGTGGGGCGCGTAGACCGCGTGCCGGGGCAAAGCGATGTGGGCGCCCTCGTGGGTCCGCAACTCTACCTCCCCCGCGCCTCGCTGGACTCGACGTTGCTCAGCCTGGGCTCGCGCGTGCGCAGCACGGCGTACTTCCGCGTGGACGGCATGCGCCCGATGCACCGCCTCGCGACGATCCTCGACGCCAGAGGCTACCGCGTGGAGAAGGCGAAGGACGAGCAGGCGGAGTGGACCGAAGGGACCGCCGACCTCGCGCGGTACCTCTCGCTTGTCGGCGTGGTCGCGCTGCTTCTCGGCGGGCTGGGCGTGGCGAGCGCGATGGGCGTCTACGCCCGCGAAAAGGCCGAGACCGTAGCGACGCTCCGGTGCCTCGGTCTGAGTTCGTGGCGCGTGCTGGGCGTGTACGCCGCGCAGGCCGTCGCGCTGGGGCTCGTCGGCGCTGTTCTGGGCGTGGTTCTCGGGCTGGGCGTGCAACGGCTCCTGCCGCTGGCGCTGGGCGCGTTTCTGCCCGTGACGGTCAGCAACGAAGTCGTGCCTCTGGCGCTGCTCGAAGGGCTGGGCGTGGGTGTCGTGGCGTCCGTCCTCTTTGCACTCCTGCCTCTGGCGGGGGTCCGGCGCGTTCCGCCGCTGCGCGCGCTCCGCTCCGACGTGAGCGCCAGAGGCGTCGACCCGCTCCAGGTGTTGCTCGCGCTTTTGCTCATCGGCGCAGCGTACGGCTTCGTGTTTGTGCAGACGCGGGACTGGCGCATCGCGCTCGGCTTCCTCGGCGGTATGGGCGCGGCGTTCGGGCTCCTGGCGGCGATGGCGGCTCTCGTGCGGCGCCTCGCCAGAGGCTTCGCGCGGCCGTCGATGCCATACGTGTGGCGGCAGGGCATCGCCAACCTCCACGCGCCCAACAACCAGACCCTCGTGCTGCTGCTCTCGCTCGGGCTGGGCGTTTTCCTCATCCTCACGCTCGGCCTCACGCAGAGCTCCATCTTGGACAGCCTCCGCCTCCCGACCGAAGGCGAGAACCCGGACGTGGTCTTTTTCGACGTGCAGCCAGACCAGGCCGACAGCCTGCGCTCGATCCTCGCGAGCGAGAGCGTCCCGATTCTTACCGAGGTGCCTATCGTGACGATGCGCATTCAGTCCATCGACGGGATTCCGACCGACACGCTCCGCGCCGATACGACCGACGGCAGCCCGGAGCGCTGGGCGATCTCGCGCGAATACCGCTCCACCTACCGCAGCGCGCTCACCGATACCGAGGTCGTCACCGCGGGCACGTTCGAGGGGAGCGTCCCGCCAGAGGCCGAGATCGTTCCAGTCTCGATGGACCAGGACGTGGCGGGCGACCTCGGCGTCGGGCTGGGCTCGCGGATCGTGTGGGACATCTCGGGCGTGCCGATCGAGAGCGAGGTGACGAGCCTGCGCGAGATCGACTGGGCGCAGGTGCAGCCCAACTTTTTCGCCGTCTTCCCCGAGGGGCCTCTGGCGGAGGCCCCGCAGACGACGGTCCTGCTGACCCAGACGGGCTCGCCCCAGGCCTCGGCGCGCATCCAGGGCCGTGTGGTGGAGGCGTTCCCCAACGTCTCGGCGGTGGACGTGCGGCAGGTGCTCGCGTTGGTCCAGAAGGTGCTCGGGCAGATCGCGTTCGCGCTGCGCTTCCTGGCGTTTTTCGCCGTGGCCACAGGCCTGGCCGTGCTCGGCAGCGCCGTCCGGGTCGCGCTCTCGCGGCGCACGCGAGAGGCCGTTTTGCTCCGCACGCTCGGCGCGAGTCGGTCGCAAGTGCGCCGCATCGTCGTCGCGGAGTACGCGGGGCTGGGCTTTCTCGCCGCGCTCGTCGGCGGGGTCCTGGCCGTCGCCTCGGCGTGGGCGCTCGCGACGTACTCGTTCAAGATCCCGTTCCAACCCAATGCCTGGTGGCTGCTCGCGACCGCCGTGCTGGTGCCGGTTCTCGTCGGCGCTGTCGGCGTGCTCGGCAGCCGGTCGGCTCTCGCGAAGCCCCCGCTGGACGTGCTGCGGGCGGAGGAGTAA
- a CDS encoding ABC transporter ATP-binding protein translates to MAVDRPHPALSVRDLAKTFDSGGRPLTVLNGVSFDVAPGDTLAIVGPSGSGKTTLLGLAAGLDRPSRGSVTLAGTDLGPLSEDARARLRAQHVGFVFQSFRLLQTLTALDNVAVPLELKGASGARGVARDLLERVGLGDRTDHYPTQLSGGEQQRVAVARAFAGQPALLFADEPTGNLDEATGARVEDLLFDLNREAGTALVVVTHDLELAARCSREIRLRGGQVEYTRDAPATDADPGAPEAETPTPRQAETTTPEATR, encoded by the coding sequence ATGGCAGTAGACCGACCGCATCCCGCCCTTTCCGTCCGCGACCTCGCGAAGACGTTTGACAGCGGCGGGCGCCCACTGACCGTCCTCAATGGCGTGAGCTTCGACGTGGCGCCGGGCGACACGCTCGCCATTGTCGGCCCGTCTGGGAGTGGCAAGACTACTCTTCTCGGCCTTGCTGCTGGGCTGGACCGGCCCTCGCGCGGCAGTGTGACCCTCGCCGGGACCGACCTCGGCCCGCTTAGCGAAGACGCCCGCGCCCGCCTCCGCGCGCAGCACGTCGGCTTCGTGTTTCAGAGCTTCCGCCTGCTTCAGACGCTGACGGCGCTGGACAACGTCGCCGTCCCGCTCGAGCTCAAGGGGGCCTCTGGCGCCAGAGGCGTCGCGAGGGACCTGCTGGAGCGCGTCGGGCTGGGAGACCGGACCGACCACTACCCGACGCAGCTTTCGGGCGGCGAGCAGCAGCGCGTGGCCGTCGCGCGCGCCTTCGCGGGCCAGCCGGCCCTCCTCTTTGCCGACGAGCCGACCGGCAACCTCGACGAGGCCACAGGCGCCCGCGTGGAGGACCTCTTGTTCGACCTCAACCGCGAGGCCGGGACCGCGCTCGTCGTCGTCACGCACGACCTGGAGCTCGCCGCTCGGTGCAGCCGCGAGATCCGCCTCCGCGGCGGTCAGGTGGAGTACACCCGCGACGCGCCAGCCACCGACGCCGACCCGGGGGCGCCAGAGGCCGAGACGCCAACCCCACGCCAGGCCGAGACCACCACGCCAGAGGCTACCCGATGA
- a CDS encoding GIY-YIG nuclease family protein, with amino-acid sequence MKPMWVYILANRYDTVLYVGVTNDIERRLFEHRSGRSGFTSRYRVTKLVYAEEHRWARDAIAREKEIKGWRRAKKLALVQRENPDLRDLSPPEASGGTA; translated from the coding sequence ATGAAGCCGATGTGGGTTTACATCCTCGCCAACCGCTACGACACCGTGCTCTATGTTGGCGTCACAAACGACATCGAGCGCCGCTTATTTGAGCACAGGAGCGGCAGGTCAGGGTTCACGTCTCGGTATCGCGTTACGAAGCTCGTCTATGCCGAAGAGCACCGATGGGCCCGGGATGCCATCGCGCGTGAGAAGGAGATCAAAGGCTGGCGCCGCGCGAAGAAGCTGGCGTTGGTCCAGCGCGAGAACCCTGACCTGCGGGACCTCTCCCCGCCAGAGGCCTCTGGCGGGACCGCGTGA